TGCCTTTCCTTCCTGTGATCAACCCCGACCCAAGGGCCAGCATGGGCTGGGGGAAGCTACCTATCTGAAGAGTATGTAGAAATGGGTAATTCTAATTTTCTCCAGGAATTAAATTTTTTCAGACCTGAATTCACGTATTGAAAATTAATGAATTCTGAAACCACAGCCCATTCTGCCTgctttcagcttcctcttcccacCACACAGGATTTCGGTCAGCAGTGGTTTTAGTTCACCAACACGAAAATTTCATCTCAGGAAACAGAGGCTATTCCTGAAACTAGTCGCAGAACTTCGAAGGAAGCGGCTACTGCGAGAAAGCCCAGAAATGCTTGGAAGGCTCCACACGGCTGACGGCTCCATCAGCTGGGCCCCAAGCCCCAGGGCTACCCCGGCGACATGCGCCTTTACCTTGAAATTTCAGGTCATCCGCAGCCGCCATTCATCCGCTTGGTCGAAAGACAGGTCCCCGAGGCCCGGACCCTCCTGAAAGAGCAGCACCGCTAATCCCACACACCCCACGCCGATCGCTTCCCCTTGCGCCAGCCACGCTGCCGCTGCCCCCACTCGCCTCTGCCGCTTCACGTCCCTCGGGCCGCCCCCTTCACCCCGCCCAGAGCTGGCCGAGGCTCCGGTGCCGGACTAGGAAAGCCCCCGCACCTCCGAGTCCCGCAGCCCAACCGCTCCCGGCAGCAGCCGCTCCGCTCCCTTAAAGACCAGCAGACGCCGCGCAGCGACAGCCAATCAGCAGTTCCGCtactcccctcttccccccggCCCTACGGCTCCTAGGATACGTACAGGCCACGCGTCGTGCACCGGCCAATGAGCGGCCACGCGGCACGTCGTCTTCCGCCTCCACCCCGCCCCCGTAAAGAGCCAGCGGCGAGCCGGCGCGGCCCGCGGCTGCTCGCCCCGGAGTCCCGAGCCCTGCGCGGCCGCCGGCGCCGGAACGGGGCAGCGGCTCCTGCCGTTTTAAGTGCTACATATACATGCTGGGGAAGGATCTAGGCCccaagtcctgtgaggaaacGGCCCCAAGTTGTGCtacaggaggtttaggttggttattaggaaaaatttcttccccagaaggggtGTCAAAGCTCTGGaagggggtgcccagggaggtagtggagtcaccatccctggagagattttaCAGATGTGTAGAGGGGGTGCTAAGGAACATTGTTTAGAGGacagggtggtgctgggttaatggctggaatTGATTTGGATTCTATATGCATCAACCCAAGGCCCTGAGCATCAGCACTGATGGTCCTGTGCAAAAACGTGCAAGCTCCTAGCCTTGCATGCACAGGGTCTAAATGTGTGACTGCTGGCAGCATCACACCCTTTGATACTGCTGGTAGAATACTTACTTTTAGAATcagtcattttggttggaaaagacctttaaggtcatcaaatcTTACTGCTAACTCAGCACTACCacgtcaccactaaaccatgtccctcagcaccacatctacacacttaaatacttccaaggatggtgactccataacttccctgggcagactgttccagggcttgacaacccttttagtgaagaaatttttttctaatatccagcctacatctttcctggcacaacttgaggtcttgctcttgtcctatcagttttTACTTGAAGAAGAGTCCAACATCCACCTGACATCAgcctccagggagctgtagagcaTTTAGTCTGCAGTTCAGACAAAACATCCTGATTCACCTCCTCTCATtagtaaaatatatatttgtgaataaaCCTTAGCACTGTGCAATTAGCACTAAAAATTTGTCCATTAATGCCTTTGGTGCAGATGGAGCTGGTGAGGCTGACAGGCTCCTTGCTCACACAGAAAGGTGACAGCATGCAAGGCAGGGCAAAAATTCAACCAAACACGTGataatttttcctcctcccctaaTCCTCTACCTTTGCCCCTGCTGTTGTGCTGCATTCCCACCAGAAGCAGTCAgacctcctccaccaccatgTATTCCTACAAAAACTCCTGCGAACATTGTTGTGGGCAAAACACTGCTGATACTGTTCCCCAACGCCATGAAAAGATACATCCTAAAACTGGGTGAAAAGAGCAAAATGAACAAGAACCCAAAGTTCAGCTATGAAAACTGGGGTCCTACCTTTTTTAGTTTCAAATATTTGCTCTTTGTGCTGAAGGTGAAGTGGAAGAGGCTGGAGGATGAAGCCTGCTCCCAACACACCAGTGGTGACTTCAAACGGGGAAGTTTGTCACCTCTTGGATTTCATGCGAGGTGAGTCAGTCAGCTGTATGGATGGGTTTGGCTTGCTGAGATGAGATATGagaagaagct
This genomic interval from Indicator indicator isolate 239-I01 chromosome 10, UM_Iind_1.1, whole genome shotgun sequence contains the following:
- the DIO1 gene encoding LOW QUALITY PROTEIN: type I iodothyronine deiodinase (The sequence of the model RefSeq protein was modified relative to this genomic sequence to represent the inferred CDS: inserted 2 bases in 1 codon) — translated: MSGHAARRLPPPPRPRKEPAASRRGPRLLAPESRALRGRRRRNGAAAPAGKNSTKHVIIFPPPLILYLCPCCCAAFPPEAVRPPPPPCIPTKTPANIVVGKTLLILFPNAMKRYILKLGEKSKMNKNPKFSYENWGPTFFSFKYLLFVLKVKWKRLEDEAXAPNTPVVTSNGEVCHLLDFMRDNRPLILNFGSCTUPSFMFKFDEFKKIIRDFSSIADFLIIYIEEVHAEDGWTFKNNIVIKDHRHLEDRKMAAQLLQQNNPLCPVVLDTMDNLSSSKYAALPEQLYLLQGGKVIYKGGVGPWNYHPQEIHAILEKMN